The following are from one region of the Vicugna pacos chromosome 9, VicPac4, whole genome shotgun sequence genome:
- the WDR62 gene encoding WD repeat-containing protein 62 isoform X1: MAALGPGGYARNDVVEKLPSVMAGVPARRAQSSPPPAPPVCLRRRTRLLAAPEDTVQNRVSLEKVLGITAQNSSGLTCDPSTGNVAYLAGCVVVILNPKENKQQHIFNTARKSLSALAFSPDGKYIVTGENGHRPAVRIWDVEEKSQVAEMLGHKYGVACVAFSPNMKHIVSMGYQHDMVLNVWDWKKDIVVASNKVSCRVIALSFSEDSSYFVTVGNRHVRFWFLEVSTEAKVTGTVPLVGRSGILGELHDNVFCGVACGRGQMAGSTFCVSYSGLLCQFNEKRVLEKWINLKVSLSSCLCVSQDLIFCGCTDGIVRIFQAHSLHYLANLPKPHYLGVDVAQGLEPSFLFRRKAEAIYPDTVALTFDPVHQWLSCVYKDHSIYIWDVRDINKVGKIWSELFHSSYVWNVEVYPEFEDQRACLPSGSFLTCSSDNTIRFWNMDRSPNSHWQKNIFSNTLLKVVYVENDIQHLQDMSHFPDRGSENGMPVDMKAGVRVMQVSPDGQHLASGDRSGNLRIHELHFMDELVKVEAHDAEVLCLEYSKPETGLTLLASASRDRLIHVLNVEKNYNLEQTLDDHSSSITAIKFAGNRDIQMISCGADKSIYFRSAQRASDGLHFVRTHHVAEKTTLYDMDIDITQKYVAVACQDRNVRVYNTVNGKQKKCYKGSQGDEGSLLKVHVDPSGTFLATSCSDKSISVIDFYSGECVAKMFGHSEIVTGMKFTYDCRHLITVSGDSCVFIWHLGPEITNCMKQHLLEINHQEQQQQQSTNDREWSSRPRQETYASMPSEICSLSPGEQTEDELEDECEPEELLKTPSKESLDPDPRCLLTNGKLPLWAKRLLGDDDVADSSAFHTKRSYQPHGRWAERADQEPLKTILDARDLDCYFTPMKPESLEDSVLDTVESQRLAGLLNESESPQEDGCRHPSSPRLQGESSEASQLIIYSLEAEMTVTGTDRGYCAEEVERATRDQQDDSYLRVPSTGFKNQSPPEDSGEPEADLECSFTTIHSSPPRPDPDPQFDVPVPPTPGCPGTAEELSRPEVPGVSSSSLPQTPEQEKFLRHHFETLTDAHPEELFHRSLKDLKASESEDDFFSPRLSISAQFLSRLQKTSRFTHTFPSRLPLHLVKSPEVKLMDLAGSQPRAEPLRAGTGYTSPGRTNVLSGEKVEDPLETLEAQSPLTPYLTGLVPCVPSSVLPADKNPPTPTALPTPGLVQGVPTPATHSYMEATASSRAKMSRNISLEDSEGPVLAELARPPCRPSSLGELASLGQELQAFSTTATPTPSSGSKGQEPALPSRGNHEARASLKLTLSSICDRLLLPPPQLEPPTTCVWSQEPVAMQPDVTVTTASFPAPSPVDVSSPRLHNSTFLPRFLAPEPLNTPAHPNSPPLPEARPEVPGSITSLLEPAPDALSLGQGCPGHCGEPRAPAGVLPPDPLELSNVGTVVHRLQAAFQEALDLYHLMVSSDEVSAERQQARTELASTFLWIHSQLEANDWLVGTDVASAQALPSPGTPSPPTLCPLASPDLRALLEHYSELLVQAVRRKARGD, encoded by the exons ATGGCGGCCTTGGGGCCCGGAGGTTACGCGCGGAACGATGTAGTCGAGAAGCTGCCATCCGTCATGGCGGGAGTTCCGGCGCGGAGAGCCCagtcctccccgccccccgctcCACCGGTCTGCCTCCGGCGGCGGACGCGACTCTTGGCGGCGCCCGAGGATACAGTGCAGAACCGG GTATCACTTGAGAAGGTGCTTGGCATCACAGCCCAGAACAGCAGTGGCCTAACCTGTGACCCCAGCACAGGCAATGTGGCCTACCTGGCAGG cTGTGTGGTGGTGATCTTGAACCCCAAGGAGAACAAGCAGCAGCACATTTTTAATACTGCCAG GAAGTCTCTGAGTGCTCTGGCCTTCTCCCCTGATGGGAAGTACATAGTGACAGGAGAG AACGGGCACAGGCCTGCTGTGCGCATCTGGGACGTGGAGGAGAAGAGTCAGGTGGCGGAGATGCTGGGCCACAAGTACGGCGTGGCCTGCGTGGCCTTCTCCCCCAACATGAAGCACATCGTGTCCATGGGCTACCAGCATGACATGGTCCTCAACGTCTGGGACTGGAAG AAAGACATCGTGGTCGCCTCCAACAAGGTATCGTGCCGAGTCATCGCCCTCTCCTTCTCAGAGGACAGCAGCTATTTCGTCACTGTTGGGAACCGGCACGTGAGGTTCTGGTTCTTGGAAGTCTCCACTGAAGCAAAG GTGACGGGCACGGTGCCCCTTGTTGGGCGCTCGGGCATCCTGGGGGAGCTGCATGACAACGTGTTCTGCGGTGTGGCCTGTGGCCGGGGCCAGATGGCGGGCAGCACCTTCTGTGTGTCCTACTCGGGCCTCCTCTGCCAGTTCAACGAGAAGAGGGTGCTGGAGAAGTGGATCAACCTGAAG GTCTCCCTGTCTTCCTGCCTCTGTGTCAGCCAGGATCTCATCTTCTGTGGCTGCACAGATGGGATAGTCCGCATCTTCCAAGCCCACAGCCTGCACTACCTCGCCAACCTGCCCAAGCCGCACTACCTCGGGGTGGATGTGGCCCAGGGCCTGGAGCCCAG CTTCCTCTTCCGCAGGAAGGCAGAAGCCATCTACCCGGATACAGTGGCACTGACCTTCGACCCCGTCCACCAGTGGCTGTCCTGCGTCTATAAGGACCACAGCATCTACATCTGGGATGTCAGAGACATCAACAAAGTAGGCAAGATTTGGTCAGAGCTCTTCCACAGCTCCTACGTCTGGAACGTGGAG GTGTATCCTGAGTTTGAAGATCAGAGAGCTTGTCTGCCATCAGGATCTTTTCTGACTTGTTCCTCAGACAACACCATCCGCTTCTGGAACATGGATCGCAGCCCTAACTCTCACTGGCAGAAGAACATCTTCAGTAAT ACCCTGCTGAAGGTTGTATATGTGGAGAATGACATCCAGCACCTGCAGGACATGTCACACTTCCCAGACCGAGGGAGTGAAAATGGGATGCCTGTGGACATGAAAGCTGGGGTGCGAGTCATGCAGGTCAGTCCTGATGGCCAACACTTGGCTTCAGGCGACCGAAGTGGAAATCTGAG GATCCACGAGCTGCATTTCATGGACGAGCTGGTCAAGGTGGAGGCCCATGACGCAGAGGTGCTGTGCCTGGAGTACTCCAAGCCGGAGACCG GGCTGACCTTGCTGGCCTCGGCCAGTCGGGACCGACTGATTCATGTGCTGAACGTGGAGAAGAACTACAACCTAGAGCAGACCCTGGATGACCACTCCTCCTCCATCACGGCCATCAAGTTTGCTG GCAACAGAGACATCCAGATGATCAGCTGCGGGGCCGACAAGAGCATCTACTTCCGCAGTGCCCAGCGG GCCTCAGATGGACTACACTTTGTCCGTACCCACCACGTGGCAGAGAAGACCACCCTGTATGACATGGACATTGACATCACCCAGAAGTACGTGGCCGTGGCCTGCCAGGACCGCAATGTAAG AGTCTACAACACGGTGAACGGGAAGCAGAAGAAGTGCTACAAGGGCTCCCAGGGGGATGAAGGGTCCCTGCTGAAG GTCCATGTGGACCCATCAGGCACCTTCCTGGCCACAAGCTGCTCTGACAAAAGCATCTCAGTGATTGATTTTTACTCGGGCGAGTGCGTTGCCAAGATGTTTGGCCACTCAG AAATCGTCACTGGCATGAAGTTCACCTACGATTGTCGTCACTTGATCACAGTATCTGGAGACAG CTGCGTATTCATCTGGCATCTGGGCCCGGAGATCACCAACTGCATGAAGCAGCACTTGCTGGAGATCAACcaccaggagcagcagcagcagcagagcacgAACGACAGGGAGTGGAGCAGCCGCCCCAG GCAGGAGACATATGCATCGATGCCCAGCGAGATTTGCTCCCTAAGCCCTGGAGAGCAGACAGAGGATGAGCTGGAGGACGAGTGTGAACCTGAGGAGTTGCTAAAGACCCCATCCAAAGAGAGCTTGGATCCAG ATCCTCGGTGCCTGCTGACCAATGGCAAGCTGCCACTCTGGGCAAAGCGGCTG CTAGGAGATGATGACGTGGCAGACAGCTCGGCCTTCCACACCAAGCGCAGCTACCAGCCACATGGCCGCTGGGCGGAGCGGGCTGACCAGGAGCCTCTAAAGACTATCCTGGATGCCCGGGACCTGGATTGCTACTTCACCCCCATGAAGCCCGAGAGCCTGGAGGACTCAGTTCTGGATACGGTGGAGTCACAGAGACTGGCAGGCCTGCTGAACGAG TCAGAGAGTCCCCAGGAGGATGGCTGCAGGCATCCTTCCTCACCTCGCCTACAGGGGGAGTCTTCTGAGGCCAGCCAGCTTATCATCTACTCCCTGGAGGCTGAAATGACAGTCACAGGGACAGACAG GGGCTACTGTGCGGAGGAGGTAGAGAGGGCGACCAGAGACCAGCAAGATGACTCCTACCTCAGGGTCCCCTCCACCGGCTTTAAGAATCAGAGCCCACCAGAGG ACTCGGGGGAGCCGGAGGCCGACTTGGAGTGCAGCTTCACCACCATCCATTCCTCCCCTCCACGGCCAGACCCAGACCCTCAGTTTGACGTGCCAGTGCCCCCCACACCAG GATGCCCAGGTACCGCAGAAGAGTTGTCCCGGCCTGAAGTGCCAGGCGTATCCAGCAGCTCCCTGCCCCAGACCCCTGAGCAAGAGAAGTTCCTCCGCCACCACTTTGAGACGCTCACTGACGCCCACCCCGAGG AGCTCTTCCACAGATCCCTGAAAGACCTGAAGGCCTCCGAGTCTGAGGACGATTTCTTCAGTCCCCGGCTGAGCATCTCAGCCCAGTTCCTCTCACGCCTCCAGAAGACATCCAG ATTCACCCACACTTTCCCCTCCCGTCTGCCCCTGCACCTCGTGAAGTCCCCGGAGGTCAAACTCATGGACCTTGCGGGGAGCCAGCCCAGAGCAGAGCCCCTGAGAGCAGGTACTGGCTACACCTCCCCAGGCAGGACCAAC GTTCTCTCTGGGGAGAAGGTTGAGGATCCCCTCGAGACCCTGGAGGCCCAGTCGCCACTGA CCCCCTACCTCACAGGCCTGGTGCCCTGTGTCCCTTCCTCAGTGCTGCCCGCAGACAAGAACCCTCCGACGCCCACAGCCTTACCCACTCCAGGCCTGGTTCAGGgtgtccccacccctgccacccacTCCTACATGGAAGCCACTGCCAGTTCCCGTGCCAAGATGTCACGCAACATCTCCCTTGAGGACAGTGAGGGCCCTGTCCTGGCTGAGCTGGCCAGGCCTCCCTGCAGGCCCTCATCCCTGGGGGAACTGGCCTCACTGGGGCAGGAACTCCAGGCCTTCAGCACCACAGCGACACCGACACCCAGCTCTGGCAGCAAGGGCCAAgaacctgccctgccctcccgggGCAACCATGAGGCCCGGGCCAGCCTGAAACTCACCCTGTCAAGCATCTGTGACAGGCTcttactgcccccaccccagctggagCCTCCCACCACATGTGTCTGGTCCCAGGAGCCTGTGGCCATGCAGCCTGATGTCACGGTCACAACAGCCAgcttcccagcccccagccccgtgGATGTGAGCTCCCCAAGGCTCCACAACTCCACTTTTCTCCCAAGGTTCCTGGCCCCTGAGCCCCTCAATACCCCTGCCCATCCCAATAGCCCCCCGCTTCCAGAGGCCCGGCCTGAGGTCCCTGGCAGCATCACCTCCCTCCTGGAGCCCGCCCCTG atgCACTCAGTCTGGGCCAGGGCTGTCCTGGACACTGTGGGGAACCCAGGGCACCAGCCGGGGTCCTGCCCCCAGATCCCCTTGAGCTGAGCAACGTGGGGACTGTCGTGCACagactgcaggctgccttccaaGAAGCCCTGGACCTTTACCACTTG ATGGTCTCCAGTGACGAGGTGAGCGCCGAGCGGCAGCAGGCAAGGACTGAGCTGGCCTCTACTTTCCTTTGGATCCACAGCCAGTTAGAGGCCAACGACTGGCTGGTGGGGACTGACGTTGcctcagcccaggccctgcccagcccgggtaccccttccccacccacacTGTGCCCCCTAGCCAGCCCAGATTTGCGTGCCCTGCTGGAACACTACTCGGAGCTGCTGGTGCAGGCCGTGCGGAGGAAGGCGCGGGGGGACTGA
- the WDR62 gene encoding WD repeat-containing protein 62 isoform X2 has translation MAALGPGGYARNDVVEKLPSVMAGVPARRAQSSPPPAPPVCLRRRTRLLAAPEDTVQNRVSLEKVLGITAQNSSGLTCDPSTGNVAYLAGCVVVILNPKENKQQHIFNTARKSLSALAFSPDGKYIVTGENGHRPAVRIWDVEEKSQVAEMLGHKYGVACVAFSPNMKHIVSMGYQHDMVLNVWDWKKDIVVASNKVSCRVIALSFSEDSSYFVTVGNRHVRFWFLEVSTEAKVTGTVPLVGRSGILGELHDNVFCGVACGRGQMAGSTFCVSYSGLLCQFNEKRVLEKWINLKVSLSSCLCVSQDLIFCGCTDGIVRIFQAHSLHYLANLPKPHYLGVDVAQGLEPSFLFRRKAEAIYPDTVALTFDPVHQWLSCVYKDHSIYIWDVRDINKVGKIWSELFHSSYVWNVEVYPEFEDQRACLPSGSFLTCSSDNTIRFWNMDRSPNSHWQKNIFSNTLLKVVYVENDIQHLQDMSHFPDRGSENGMPVDMKAGVRVMQVSPDGQHLASGDRSGNLRIHELHFMDELVKVEAHDAEVLCLEYSKPETGLTLLASASRDRLIHVLNVEKNYNLEQTLDDHSSSITAIKFAGNRDIQMISCGADKSIYFRSAQRASDGLHFVRTHHVAEKTTLYDMDIDITQKYVAVACQDRNVRVYNTVNGKQKKCYKGSQGDEGSLLKVHVDPSGTFLATSCSDKSISVIDFYSGECVAKMFGHSEIVTGMKFTYDCRHLITVSGDSCVFIWHLGPEITNCMKQHLLEINHQEQQQQQSTNDREWSSRPRQETYASMPSEICSLSPGEQTEDELEDECEPEELLKTPSKESLDPDPRCLLTNGKLPLWAKRLLGDDDVADSSAFHTKRSYQPHGRWAERADQEPLKTILDARDLDCYFTPMKPESLEDSVLDTVESQRLAGLLNESESPQEDGCRHPSSPRLQGESSEASQLIIYSLEAEMTVTGTDRGYCAEEVERATRDQQDDSYLRVPSTGFKNQSPPEDSGEPEADLECSFTTIHSSPPRPDPDPQFDVPVPPTPGCPGTAEELSRPEVPGVSSSSLPQTPEQEKFLRHHFETLTDAHPEELFHRSLKDLKASESEDDFFSPRLSISAQFLSRLQKTSRFTHTFPSRLPLHLVKSPEVKLMDLAGSQPRAEPLRAGTGYTSPGRTNVLSGEKVEDPLETLEAQSPLMLPADKNPPTPTALPTPGLVQGVPTPATHSYMEATASSRAKMSRNISLEDSEGPVLAELARPPCRPSSLGELASLGQELQAFSTTATPTPSSGSKGQEPALPSRGNHEARASLKLTLSSICDRLLLPPPQLEPPTTCVWSQEPVAMQPDVTVTTASFPAPSPVDVSSPRLHNSTFLPRFLAPEPLNTPAHPNSPPLPEARPEVPGSITSLLEPAPDALSLGQGCPGHCGEPRAPAGVLPPDPLELSNVGTVVHRLQAAFQEALDLYHLMVSSDEVSAERQQARTELASTFLWIHSQLEANDWLVGTDVASAQALPSPGTPSPPTLCPLASPDLRALLEHYSELLVQAVRRKARGD, from the exons ATGGCGGCCTTGGGGCCCGGAGGTTACGCGCGGAACGATGTAGTCGAGAAGCTGCCATCCGTCATGGCGGGAGTTCCGGCGCGGAGAGCCCagtcctccccgccccccgctcCACCGGTCTGCCTCCGGCGGCGGACGCGACTCTTGGCGGCGCCCGAGGATACAGTGCAGAACCGG GTATCACTTGAGAAGGTGCTTGGCATCACAGCCCAGAACAGCAGTGGCCTAACCTGTGACCCCAGCACAGGCAATGTGGCCTACCTGGCAGG cTGTGTGGTGGTGATCTTGAACCCCAAGGAGAACAAGCAGCAGCACATTTTTAATACTGCCAG GAAGTCTCTGAGTGCTCTGGCCTTCTCCCCTGATGGGAAGTACATAGTGACAGGAGAG AACGGGCACAGGCCTGCTGTGCGCATCTGGGACGTGGAGGAGAAGAGTCAGGTGGCGGAGATGCTGGGCCACAAGTACGGCGTGGCCTGCGTGGCCTTCTCCCCCAACATGAAGCACATCGTGTCCATGGGCTACCAGCATGACATGGTCCTCAACGTCTGGGACTGGAAG AAAGACATCGTGGTCGCCTCCAACAAGGTATCGTGCCGAGTCATCGCCCTCTCCTTCTCAGAGGACAGCAGCTATTTCGTCACTGTTGGGAACCGGCACGTGAGGTTCTGGTTCTTGGAAGTCTCCACTGAAGCAAAG GTGACGGGCACGGTGCCCCTTGTTGGGCGCTCGGGCATCCTGGGGGAGCTGCATGACAACGTGTTCTGCGGTGTGGCCTGTGGCCGGGGCCAGATGGCGGGCAGCACCTTCTGTGTGTCCTACTCGGGCCTCCTCTGCCAGTTCAACGAGAAGAGGGTGCTGGAGAAGTGGATCAACCTGAAG GTCTCCCTGTCTTCCTGCCTCTGTGTCAGCCAGGATCTCATCTTCTGTGGCTGCACAGATGGGATAGTCCGCATCTTCCAAGCCCACAGCCTGCACTACCTCGCCAACCTGCCCAAGCCGCACTACCTCGGGGTGGATGTGGCCCAGGGCCTGGAGCCCAG CTTCCTCTTCCGCAGGAAGGCAGAAGCCATCTACCCGGATACAGTGGCACTGACCTTCGACCCCGTCCACCAGTGGCTGTCCTGCGTCTATAAGGACCACAGCATCTACATCTGGGATGTCAGAGACATCAACAAAGTAGGCAAGATTTGGTCAGAGCTCTTCCACAGCTCCTACGTCTGGAACGTGGAG GTGTATCCTGAGTTTGAAGATCAGAGAGCTTGTCTGCCATCAGGATCTTTTCTGACTTGTTCCTCAGACAACACCATCCGCTTCTGGAACATGGATCGCAGCCCTAACTCTCACTGGCAGAAGAACATCTTCAGTAAT ACCCTGCTGAAGGTTGTATATGTGGAGAATGACATCCAGCACCTGCAGGACATGTCACACTTCCCAGACCGAGGGAGTGAAAATGGGATGCCTGTGGACATGAAAGCTGGGGTGCGAGTCATGCAGGTCAGTCCTGATGGCCAACACTTGGCTTCAGGCGACCGAAGTGGAAATCTGAG GATCCACGAGCTGCATTTCATGGACGAGCTGGTCAAGGTGGAGGCCCATGACGCAGAGGTGCTGTGCCTGGAGTACTCCAAGCCGGAGACCG GGCTGACCTTGCTGGCCTCGGCCAGTCGGGACCGACTGATTCATGTGCTGAACGTGGAGAAGAACTACAACCTAGAGCAGACCCTGGATGACCACTCCTCCTCCATCACGGCCATCAAGTTTGCTG GCAACAGAGACATCCAGATGATCAGCTGCGGGGCCGACAAGAGCATCTACTTCCGCAGTGCCCAGCGG GCCTCAGATGGACTACACTTTGTCCGTACCCACCACGTGGCAGAGAAGACCACCCTGTATGACATGGACATTGACATCACCCAGAAGTACGTGGCCGTGGCCTGCCAGGACCGCAATGTAAG AGTCTACAACACGGTGAACGGGAAGCAGAAGAAGTGCTACAAGGGCTCCCAGGGGGATGAAGGGTCCCTGCTGAAG GTCCATGTGGACCCATCAGGCACCTTCCTGGCCACAAGCTGCTCTGACAAAAGCATCTCAGTGATTGATTTTTACTCGGGCGAGTGCGTTGCCAAGATGTTTGGCCACTCAG AAATCGTCACTGGCATGAAGTTCACCTACGATTGTCGTCACTTGATCACAGTATCTGGAGACAG CTGCGTATTCATCTGGCATCTGGGCCCGGAGATCACCAACTGCATGAAGCAGCACTTGCTGGAGATCAACcaccaggagcagcagcagcagcagagcacgAACGACAGGGAGTGGAGCAGCCGCCCCAG GCAGGAGACATATGCATCGATGCCCAGCGAGATTTGCTCCCTAAGCCCTGGAGAGCAGACAGAGGATGAGCTGGAGGACGAGTGTGAACCTGAGGAGTTGCTAAAGACCCCATCCAAAGAGAGCTTGGATCCAG ATCCTCGGTGCCTGCTGACCAATGGCAAGCTGCCACTCTGGGCAAAGCGGCTG CTAGGAGATGATGACGTGGCAGACAGCTCGGCCTTCCACACCAAGCGCAGCTACCAGCCACATGGCCGCTGGGCGGAGCGGGCTGACCAGGAGCCTCTAAAGACTATCCTGGATGCCCGGGACCTGGATTGCTACTTCACCCCCATGAAGCCCGAGAGCCTGGAGGACTCAGTTCTGGATACGGTGGAGTCACAGAGACTGGCAGGCCTGCTGAACGAG TCAGAGAGTCCCCAGGAGGATGGCTGCAGGCATCCTTCCTCACCTCGCCTACAGGGGGAGTCTTCTGAGGCCAGCCAGCTTATCATCTACTCCCTGGAGGCTGAAATGACAGTCACAGGGACAGACAG GGGCTACTGTGCGGAGGAGGTAGAGAGGGCGACCAGAGACCAGCAAGATGACTCCTACCTCAGGGTCCCCTCCACCGGCTTTAAGAATCAGAGCCCACCAGAGG ACTCGGGGGAGCCGGAGGCCGACTTGGAGTGCAGCTTCACCACCATCCATTCCTCCCCTCCACGGCCAGACCCAGACCCTCAGTTTGACGTGCCAGTGCCCCCCACACCAG GATGCCCAGGTACCGCAGAAGAGTTGTCCCGGCCTGAAGTGCCAGGCGTATCCAGCAGCTCCCTGCCCCAGACCCCTGAGCAAGAGAAGTTCCTCCGCCACCACTTTGAGACGCTCACTGACGCCCACCCCGAGG AGCTCTTCCACAGATCCCTGAAAGACCTGAAGGCCTCCGAGTCTGAGGACGATTTCTTCAGTCCCCGGCTGAGCATCTCAGCCCAGTTCCTCTCACGCCTCCAGAAGACATCCAG ATTCACCCACACTTTCCCCTCCCGTCTGCCCCTGCACCTCGTGAAGTCCCCGGAGGTCAAACTCATGGACCTTGCGGGGAGCCAGCCCAGAGCAGAGCCCCTGAGAGCAGGTACTGGCTACACCTCCCCAGGCAGGACCAAC GTTCTCTCTGGGGAGAAGGTTGAGGATCCCCTCGAGACCCTGGAGGCCCAGTCGCCACTGA TGCTGCCCGCAGACAAGAACCCTCCGACGCCCACAGCCTTACCCACTCCAGGCCTGGTTCAGGgtgtccccacccctgccacccacTCCTACATGGAAGCCACTGCCAGTTCCCGTGCCAAGATGTCACGCAACATCTCCCTTGAGGACAGTGAGGGCCCTGTCCTGGCTGAGCTGGCCAGGCCTCCCTGCAGGCCCTCATCCCTGGGGGAACTGGCCTCACTGGGGCAGGAACTCCAGGCCTTCAGCACCACAGCGACACCGACACCCAGCTCTGGCAGCAAGGGCCAAgaacctgccctgccctcccgggGCAACCATGAGGCCCGGGCCAGCCTGAAACTCACCCTGTCAAGCATCTGTGACAGGCTcttactgcccccaccccagctggagCCTCCCACCACATGTGTCTGGTCCCAGGAGCCTGTGGCCATGCAGCCTGATGTCACGGTCACAACAGCCAgcttcccagcccccagccccgtgGATGTGAGCTCCCCAAGGCTCCACAACTCCACTTTTCTCCCAAGGTTCCTGGCCCCTGAGCCCCTCAATACCCCTGCCCATCCCAATAGCCCCCCGCTTCCAGAGGCCCGGCCTGAGGTCCCTGGCAGCATCACCTCCCTCCTGGAGCCCGCCCCTG atgCACTCAGTCTGGGCCAGGGCTGTCCTGGACACTGTGGGGAACCCAGGGCACCAGCCGGGGTCCTGCCCCCAGATCCCCTTGAGCTGAGCAACGTGGGGACTGTCGTGCACagactgcaggctgccttccaaGAAGCCCTGGACCTTTACCACTTG ATGGTCTCCAGTGACGAGGTGAGCGCCGAGCGGCAGCAGGCAAGGACTGAGCTGGCCTCTACTTTCCTTTGGATCCACAGCCAGTTAGAGGCCAACGACTGGCTGGTGGGGACTGACGTTGcctcagcccaggccctgcccagcccgggtaccccttccccacccacacTGTGCCCCCTAGCCAGCCCAGATTTGCGTGCCCTGCTGGAACACTACTCGGAGCTGCTGGTGCAGGCCGTGCGGAGGAAGGCGCGGGGGGACTGA